A portion of the Nitratidesulfovibrio termitidis HI1 genome contains these proteins:
- a CDS encoding histidine phosphatase family protein: MTVPAVPVPGAPPAALPNILPGIGPDILLFRHAATDMGDGPRRYIGRTEVPLSTEGRARAAAWRPRLAGLHVVGAYASPLQRARETARLMLGQGEVPDTPDAPDTSCMRSLAAIPLTILDDLAEMDLGEWEGQVQMQVREARPDAYARRGREPWTFRPPGGECCADVAARGLRALAAMWWDCSGTGGWPGNGGRGVGTAGAEGQNATAGQQCLPDCGASHGHVPVIVAVSHAGLIRSVLCALGHMGREELLTLPVRHLHCVRLRRHAPEGGGTAAATAPTSAGSGASAAWSVVSPDWQP; encoded by the coding sequence ATGACCGTTCCGGCAGTACCCGTGCCAGGCGCCCCACCCGCCGCCCTGCCGAACATCCTGCCGGGCATCGGGCCGGACATTCTGCTGTTCCGCCATGCGGCCACGGACATGGGCGACGGGCCGCGCCGGTACATTGGCCGCACCGAAGTGCCCTTGTCCACGGAAGGCCGCGCGCGGGCGGCAGCGTGGCGGCCGCGTCTGGCAGGATTGCACGTGGTGGGGGCCTACGCCTCGCCGCTGCAACGGGCGCGAGAAACGGCCCGGCTCATGCTGGGGCAGGGTGAGGTTCCGGACACGCCGGATGCTCCGGACACGTCATGCATGCGGTCCCTGGCCGCCATCCCGCTCACCATTCTGGACGATCTGGCGGAGATGGACCTGGGGGAATGGGAAGGACAGGTGCAGATGCAGGTGCGGGAAGCCCGGCCCGACGCCTACGCGCGCCGCGGGCGCGAACCCTGGACCTTTCGTCCGCCGGGGGGGGAATGCTGCGCGGACGTGGCCGCACGCGGGTTGCGGGCATTGGCCGCCATGTGGTGGGACTGCTCCGGAACGGGGGGCTGGCCAGGGAATGGGGGCAGGGGCGTGGGGACGGCAGGTGCCGAGGGGCAAAACGCCACCGCCGGGCAGCAATGCCTTCCGGACTGTGGCGCCAGCCATGGCCATGTCCCGGTCATCGTGGCCGTGAGCCACGCCGGGCTGATCCGTTCCGTGCTGTGCGCGCTGGGCCACATGGGCCGCGAAGAACTGCTCACCCTGCCGGTGCGCCATCTGCATTGCGTGCGTCTGCGCCGCCACGCCCCCGAAGGGGGCGGTACGGCTGCGGCCACGGCGCCGACGTCAGCGGGTTCCGGGGCTTCAGCGGCATGGAGCGTCGTGTCGCCGGACTGGCAACCGTAG
- a CDS encoding ABC transporter permease, giving the protein MLTLRFVLRNLARHPLRNALTVLGIAISIMAFGLLRTTVEAWYVGVSASAANRLVTRNAISLVFPLPIAYAGKIRAVEGVTHLSWGNWFGAYYVDEKNFFANFTVDMRSYLDLYPEYVITDDQKAALLRDRKGMAVGQRLARRFGWKLGDTVPLKGTIYPGDWNVVVRAIYTGRFPNTDETQAFFHWEYLNERMKVDQPGRADRVGFYMIGVDRAENAARVAGDIDARFRNSLAETLTETEQAFQMGFISMSEAIIMAIRLVSGIVIVIIMAVAANTMAMSARERMGEFATLKALGFGGGYVALLVTGEALALSLLGGAAGCALSVPVTHVISNVLGDYFPVFMLSGETLALQGAAAAVVGLVAGAAPAWRARRVRIADVLGR; this is encoded by the coding sequence ATGCTCACGCTTAGGTTCGTGCTGCGCAACCTGGCCCGGCACCCGCTGCGCAATGCGCTGACGGTGCTGGGCATCGCCATTTCCATCATGGCCTTCGGCCTGCTGCGCACCACGGTGGAGGCCTGGTACGTCGGGGTTTCCGCCTCGGCGGCCAACCGGCTGGTAACCCGCAACGCCATCTCGCTGGTGTTTCCGCTGCCCATCGCCTACGCGGGCAAGATCCGCGCGGTGGAAGGGGTGACGCATCTTTCGTGGGGCAACTGGTTTGGCGCGTACTATGTGGACGAGAAGAACTTTTTCGCCAACTTCACCGTGGACATGCGCAGCTACCTGGACCTGTACCCGGAATACGTCATCACCGACGACCAGAAGGCTGCCCTGCTGCGCGACCGCAAGGGCATGGCCGTGGGACAGCGGCTGGCCAGGCGCTTTGGCTGGAAGCTGGGCGACACCGTGCCGCTGAAAGGCACCATCTACCCCGGTGACTGGAACGTGGTGGTGCGGGCCATCTACACCGGGCGCTTCCCCAACACCGACGAGACGCAGGCCTTCTTTCACTGGGAATACCTGAACGAACGGATGAAGGTGGATCAGCCCGGCCGCGCCGACCGGGTGGGCTTCTACATGATCGGGGTGGACCGGGCAGAGAACGCGGCCCGCGTGGCGGGCGACATCGATGCGCGGTTCCGCAATTCGCTGGCGGAAACCCTGACCGAAACGGAGCAGGCCTTCCAGATGGGGTTCATCTCCATGAGCGAAGCCATCATCATGGCCATCCGGCTGGTGTCGGGCATCGTCATCGTGATCATCATGGCGGTGGCGGCCAACACCATGGCCATGTCCGCCCGCGAGCGCATGGGCGAATTCGCCACCCTGAAGGCGCTGGGCTTTGGCGGCGGCTACGTGGCCCTGCTGGTGACGGGCGAGGCGCTGGCCCTGTCGCTGCTGGGCGGCGCGGCGGGGTGTGCGCTGTCCGTGCCGGTCACGCATGTCATCTCCAACGTGCTGGGCGACTATTTCCCGGTGTTCATGCTGTCCGGCGAGACGCTGGCCCTGCAAGGCGCCGCCGCGGCGGTGGTGGGGCTGGTGGCGGGCGCGGCGCCCGCGTGGCGGGCAAGGCGGGTGCGCATCGCCGACGTGCTGGGCAGGTAG
- a CDS encoding ABC transporter permease: MASLLSYSLRNMLARRLTTVLTVGGMALVVFVFAAMLMLSEGLRTTLVLTGSPDNVVLLRQGAKSEMESAVDRDQAPLVESLPQVARAADGGPLAARELVVLITLNKRGTTKPSNVVIRGIGPHSLELRPQVRLKEGRMPRFGTSEIIAGESIARRFSGTGIGESLRFGLRDWTVVGIFEAGATGFSSEVWGDVDQLMAAFRRSSYSVVVARMNERDGQAGLDGLRAGLTADPRLQLEGKRETRFYEEQSEMMAKFLGVLGTMLPAIFSLGAIIGAMITMHAAVASRVREIGTLRAIGFQRRDILRAFLLESLLLGGSGGAVGLLLASTLQFVTISTMNFQTFSELAFSFTLSPRIAVWSLLFGTGMGCLGGILPAIKASRLVIVDALRAA; this comes from the coding sequence ATGGCCTCGCTTCTTTCCTACAGCTTGCGCAACATGCTGGCGCGCCGTCTGACCACGGTTCTTACCGTGGGGGGCATGGCGCTGGTGGTGTTCGTGTTCGCGGCCATGCTCATGTTGTCCGAGGGGTTGCGCACCACGCTTGTGCTTACCGGATCGCCCGACAACGTGGTGCTGCTGCGGCAGGGGGCCAAGTCCGAAATGGAAAGCGCGGTGGACCGCGACCAGGCCCCGCTGGTGGAAAGCCTGCCCCAGGTGGCCCGCGCCGCCGACGGCGGGCCGCTGGCCGCGCGCGAACTGGTGGTGCTGATCACCCTGAACAAGCGCGGCACCACCAAGCCGTCCAACGTGGTCATCCGGGGCATCGGCCCCCATTCGCTGGAATTGCGCCCGCAGGTCCGGCTGAAGGAAGGGCGCATGCCGCGCTTCGGCACGTCGGAAATCATCGCCGGGGAAAGCATTGCCCGGCGCTTCAGCGGCACGGGCATTGGCGAAAGTCTGCGCTTCGGCCTGCGCGACTGGACCGTTGTGGGCATCTTCGAGGCCGGGGCCACCGGTTTCAGCTCGGAAGTGTGGGGTGATGTGGATCAGCTGATGGCCGCCTTCCGCCGTTCGTCCTATTCCGTGGTGGTGGCGCGCATGAATGAACGGGACGGTCAGGCCGGGCTTGATGGCCTGCGCGCAGGCCTGACGGCGGACCCGCGCCTGCAACTGGAAGGCAAGAGAGAGACCCGCTTCTACGAAGAACAGTCGGAAATGATGGCCAAGTTCCTGGGCGTGCTGGGCACCATGCTGCCCGCCATCTTTTCGCTGGGGGCCATCATCGGCGCCATGATCACCATGCACGCCGCCGTGGCCAGCCGGGTGCGCGAGATAGGCACCCTGCGGGCCATCGGGTTTCAGCGGCGGGACATCTTGCGGGCCTTTCTGCTGGAATCGCTGCTGCTGGGCGGCAGCGGCGGGGCCGTTGGCCTGCTGCTGGCCTCCACCCTGCAGTTCGTGACCATATCCACCATGAACTTCCAGACCTTCTCGGAACTGGCGTTCAGCTTTACCCTCAGCCCGCGCATTGCCGTGTGGTCGCTGCTGTTCGGGACGGGCATGGGCTGCCTGGGGGGCATCCTGCCTGCCATCAAGGCTTCGCGGCTGGTTATCGTAGACGCGCTGCGCGCGGCCTGA
- a CDS encoding RrF2 family transcriptional regulator: MKLAAKTRYAARILLALAMHGEESPMTTTALSQHTGVTVQFIEQILKTLKRGGLTRSSRGASGGHMLARTPEEITLGEIVRLMEGGIQLTVCCSGDANACARRASCLTRSAWVRASQALERSLEETTLATLMEGDQPLSPHDEAVCRTTDDDASTAKRATVRRAARPASPAELY, from the coding sequence ATGAAGCTTGCAGCAAAGACACGATACGCGGCGCGCATCCTTCTTGCTTTGGCCATGCACGGCGAAGAGTCTCCCATGACCACCACGGCGCTGTCCCAGCACACCGGCGTGACGGTCCAGTTCATCGAGCAGATCCTCAAGACCCTGAAGCGTGGCGGGTTGACGCGCAGTTCCCGTGGGGCCTCGGGCGGGCACATGCTGGCCCGCACCCCCGAGGAGATCACCCTGGGCGAGATCGTGCGTCTGATGGAGGGGGGCATCCAGCTTACCGTCTGTTGTTCCGGCGATGCCAATGCCTGCGCGCGCCGGGCCTCCTGCCTGACCAGGTCGGCCTGGGTGCGCGCGTCGCAGGCGCTGGAACGTTCGCTGGAAGAGACCACCCTGGCCACCCTCATGGAGGGCGATCAGCCGCTTTCCCCCCACGACGAGGCGGTCTGTCGCACGACGGACGATGATGCTTCCACCGCCAAGCGTGCCACCGTCCGCCGAGCGGCCCGTCCGGCGAGCCCCGCCGAACTGTACTGA
- the sqr gene encoding type III sulfide quinone reductase, selenoprotein subtype: MKKLLILGAGAGGTMLATKMRKKLSEREWEITVIDRDLTHHYQPGWLFIPFGIDTPKGCEKPKKDFIPRGVNFVQDTITNVDPEAKVVTCEGGKYSYDWVVIATGCRIAPDEVEGLLDDWRGNIHDFYTPDGAAALLPKLKNFKKGRLVHHICETPIKCPVAPLEFIYLADWYFTKMGVRDNIEIELVTPLTGAFTKPVAAKILGELCDKKNIKVTPNFVVDSVDAGNKTIASVTGDEINYDLLVTIPPNMGQQFLIDSDIADPMGFMDTDKGTLKSKKYPNMYVIGDTTNVPTSKAGSVAHYEADIIAENLMSDIDGSEHYHHFDGHSTCFIVTGYEKASLIDFSYDVEPLPGMFPFPGVGPCALLGESHINYWGKLMFKWVYYSLMLKGHELPFEPNMYLHGKDTSLMRKK, from the coding sequence ATGAAGAAACTGCTCATTCTTGGGGCAGGTGCCGGCGGCACCATGCTCGCCACCAAAATGAGGAAAAAGCTCAGCGAGCGTGAATGGGAGATCACGGTCATCGACCGCGACCTCACCCACCATTATCAGCCCGGCTGGCTGTTCATACCCTTCGGCATCGACACCCCCAAGGGTTGCGAGAAGCCCAAGAAGGATTTCATCCCCCGCGGCGTCAACTTCGTGCAGGATACCATCACCAACGTGGATCCGGAAGCGAAGGTGGTTACCTGTGAAGGCGGCAAGTACAGCTACGACTGGGTTGTCATCGCCACCGGCTGCCGCATCGCCCCCGACGAAGTGGAAGGCCTGCTGGACGACTGGCGCGGCAACATCCACGACTTCTACACCCCCGACGGCGCCGCCGCCCTGCTGCCCAAGCTGAAGAACTTCAAGAAGGGCCGCCTCGTCCACCACATCTGCGAAACCCCCATCAAGTGCCCCGTCGCGCCGCTGGAGTTCATCTACCTGGCCGACTGGTACTTCACCAAGATGGGCGTGCGCGACAACATCGAAATCGAACTGGTCACCCCGCTGACCGGCGCGTTCACCAAGCCGGTGGCCGCCAAGATCCTGGGCGAACTGTGCGACAAGAAGAACATCAAGGTCACGCCCAACTTCGTGGTGGACAGCGTTGACGCGGGCAACAAGACCATCGCCTCCGTCACCGGCGACGAGATCAACTACGACCTGCTGGTCACCATTCCCCCGAACATGGGCCAGCAGTTCCTGATCGATTCGGACATCGCCGACCCCATGGGCTTCATGGACACCGACAAAGGCACCCTGAAGTCCAAGAAGTACCCCAACATGTACGTCATCGGCGACACCACCAACGTGCCGACCTCCAAGGCCGGTTCCGTGGCCCACTACGAGGCCGACATCATCGCCGAAAACCTGATGTCCGACATCGACGGCAGCGAGCACTACCACCACTTCGACGGTCACTCCACCTGCTTCATCGTGACCGGTTACGAAAAGGCCTCGCTCATCGACTTCAGCTACGACGTGGAACCGCTGCCCGGCATGTTCCCCTTCCCCGGTGTGGGGCCCTGCGCGCTGCTGGGCGAAAGCCACATCAACTACTGGGGCAAGCTGATGTTCAAGTGGGTCTACTACAGCCTGATGCTGAAGGGTCACGAGTTGCCGTTCGAGCCGAACATGTACCTGCACGGCAAGGACACTTCCCTGATGCGGAAGAAGTAA
- a CDS encoding DUF1641 domain-containing protein translates to MTNEELILQRLEAMEERIAFLHERAMGTKYFIEEVTPIGNHAFRLMVEELQDVHGRVHLDDIFELLRRGLRSVPNLNYCLDQLENLIDLWRTMHPAVAPTWPHIIEGLGKWEQDGVFAKLSALKGAGGKVLDANTPEGIEKMGDALAFMTVLLQKLADPNVQVFLARAVDMLAKLDLSQAKPVGMFGMVGALGSKEAKEGLGVAMEVLKALGALKGDGCCACGCTANAPAKNG, encoded by the coding sequence ATGACCAACGAAGAACTCATTCTCCAGCGCCTCGAGGCCATGGAAGAGCGGATCGCCTTCCTGCACGAGCGCGCGATGGGCACCAAGTACTTCATCGAGGAAGTGACGCCCATCGGCAACCACGCCTTCCGCCTGATGGTGGAAGAGCTGCAGGACGTGCATGGCCGCGTGCATCTCGACGACATCTTCGAGCTGCTGCGCCGTGGGCTGCGCAGCGTCCCCAACCTCAACTACTGCCTCGACCAGCTGGAAAACCTCATCGACCTGTGGCGCACCATGCACCCGGCGGTGGCCCCCACCTGGCCCCACATCATCGAGGGGCTGGGCAAGTGGGAGCAGGACGGCGTGTTCGCCAAGCTGTCGGCCCTGAAGGGCGCGGGCGGCAAGGTGCTGGACGCCAACACCCCCGAAGGCATCGAGAAGATGGGCGACGCGCTCGCCTTCATGACCGTGCTGCTGCAAAAGCTGGCCGATCCCAACGTGCAGGTCTTCCTGGCCCGCGCGGTGGACATGCTGGCCAAGCTGGACCTGTCGCAGGCCAAGCCTGTGGGCATGTTCGGCATGGTCGGCGCCCTCGGCTCCAAGGAAGCCAAGGAAGGCCTTGGCGTTGCCATGGAAGTGCTGAAGGCGCTCGGCGCGCTGAAGGGCGACGGCTGCTGCGCCTGCGGCTGCACCGCGAACGCCCCGGCCAAGAACGGCTAA
- a CDS encoding efflux RND transporter periplasmic adaptor subunit: protein MSSPSTAPLSSSAASPVPGGAASGGTAQSGLGKLAIDKTGWQSPRRTPRRRWLWLLAAVVLAGAAVGARLLFPAEREVRLAVVARVYPTQSMTTLVSSGYVTAQRKASVASKITSRLEWLGVEEGSRVTAGQVLARLESDDARAALERAQANERGARADIDRAAAELTDARRNHARMRKLMAENVISRSDLDTAETRALTADAAARAARDGLAAASAARREAETQLEYAYIRAPFDAVVLTKNADVGDIITPLGAAANAKASVVTIADMGSLLVETDVSESSVGRVKPGAPCEIALDALPDERFVGRVHIIVPTADRSKASVMVKVAFDVLDPRVLPEMSARVAFLDRLPSDEERRPRPAVPATAVRGEGDARVVFVVRDGRAVRTPVRTGMALGDAVELLAGAGSGPGAGSGPGADSGPGAGFGAGAGSGLSLGDRVVADPPADLADGDRVRMQP from the coding sequence ATGTCATCTCCCTCTACCGCGCCTTTGTCCTCTTCCGCCGCGTCGCCAGTGCCCGGCGGCGCCGCATCGGGTGGAACCGCACAGTCCGGCCTTGGCAAACTGGCCATCGACAAGACCGGCTGGCAGTCGCCCCGGCGCACGCCCCGTCGGCGCTGGCTGTGGCTGCTTGCCGCCGTTGTGCTGGCTGGCGCGGCCGTTGGCGCGCGGCTGCTGTTTCCGGCGGAGCGCGAGGTGCGCCTTGCCGTGGTGGCCAGGGTGTACCCCACCCAGTCCATGACCACGCTGGTGTCCAGCGGCTACGTCACCGCGCAGCGCAAGGCGTCGGTGGCGTCCAAGATCACCTCGCGCCTGGAATGGCTGGGGGTGGAGGAAGGCAGCCGGGTGACCGCAGGGCAGGTGCTGGCCCGGCTGGAAAGCGATGACGCCCGCGCCGCGCTGGAGCGCGCACAGGCCAACGAGCGCGGCGCGCGGGCCGACATAGACCGGGCCGCCGCCGAACTGACGGACGCCAGGCGCAACCACGCCCGCATGCGCAAGCTGATGGCGGAAAACGTGATTTCCCGGTCGGACCTGGACACCGCCGAAACCCGCGCCCTCACGGCCGATGCCGCCGCCCGCGCCGCCCGTGACGGGCTGGCCGCCGCCTCCGCAGCCCGGCGCGAGGCCGAGACGCAACTGGAATACGCCTACATCCGCGCGCCGTTCGACGCGGTGGTGCTGACCAAGAACGCGGACGTGGGCGACATCATCACCCCGCTGGGCGCGGCGGCCAACGCCAAGGCCAGCGTGGTGACCATCGCCGACATGGGCTCGCTGCTGGTGGAAACGGACGTCAGCGAATCCAGCGTGGGCCGGGTGAAACCCGGCGCCCCCTGCGAAATCGCGCTGGATGCCCTGCCGGACGAACGCTTCGTGGGGCGGGTGCACATCATCGTGCCCACGGCCGACCGCAGCAAGGCCTCGGTCATGGTCAAGGTGGCCTTCGACGTGCTGGACCCGCGCGTGCTGCCGGAAATGAGCGCCCGCGTGGCCTTTCTGGACCGTCTGCCCTCCGACGAAGAGCGCCGCCCCCGCCCGGCAGTGCCCGCCACCGCCGTGCGCGGCGAAGGCGACGCCCGCGTGGTGTTCGTGGTGCGCGATGGCAGGGCGGTACGCACCCCGGTGCGCACCGGCATGGCCCTTGGCGATGCGGTGGAACTGCTGGCCGGTGCTGGTTCCGGACCCGGTGCTGGTTCCGGACCCGGTGCTGATTCCGGACCCGGTGCTGGCTTCGGGGCCGGGGCTGGTTCCGGGCTGTCCCTTGGCGACCGGGTGGTGGCGGACCCGCCCGCCGATCTGGCCGATGGCGACCGCGTGCGGATGCAGCCATGA
- a CDS encoding RrF2 family transcriptional regulator codes for MRISSTVHYASRLLVNLALHCPQDGPLSASELAEHTGISVKFIEKIIRQLRTAGMVRSVRGAAGGHVLTMNPDDVTLGDVLRVVEGGVQPPNCCVGADCDDTPCRCKAAWTSAAKALEETLDQFTLTDIMHGAERPDDCAHMASGADTDARPAQPKLNGNKPLNTPRYGRTPRALRGCNTRICSHQSQ; via the coding sequence ATGAGAATTTCCTCCACGGTGCATTACGCATCCCGGCTGCTGGTCAACCTTGCCCTGCACTGCCCGCAGGACGGCCCCCTTTCCGCGTCCGAACTGGCCGAGCACACGGGCATTTCCGTCAAGTTCATCGAAAAGATCATCCGGCAACTGCGTACGGCGGGCATGGTCCGCAGCGTACGCGGCGCCGCCGGTGGCCACGTGCTGACCATGAACCCCGACGACGTGACCCTGGGTGACGTGCTGCGGGTGGTGGAAGGCGGCGTGCAGCCGCCCAACTGCTGCGTGGGCGCCGACTGCGACGACACCCCCTGCCGCTGCAAGGCCGCCTGGACCAGCGCCGCCAAGGCCCTGGAAGAAACCCTGGACCAGTTCACCCTTACCGACATCATGCACGGCGCCGAGCGCCCCGACGACTGCGCCCACATGGCCAGCGGGGCCGACACGGACGCGCGCCCCGCCCAGCCCAAGCTGAACGGCAACAAGCCGCTGAACACGCCGCGATACGGCAGAACGCCCCGTGCCCTGCGGGGCTGCAATACCCGAATCTGCTCTCACCAAAGCCAATAA
- a CDS encoding tetratricopeptide repeat protein: protein MAEAGDASAQFNLGMLYYEGNGVAQDFGKAAQWLGRAANAEHHEALNFCGVLHATGKGVAQDFGKALELFRKADKCGYNCEPVYDDLPTDFRDKQFGMELVSAKRDFVRKARLLAAEARCNVGLAYHGEATDATSRKVARELFLSAATLGNGKAMHLLGTMCRDGAGVPASEVRAYMWFDLAVTAGFAKAGEARRDLIDRMAAKDVARAEKLAARWLRCFPLPEGAAQ from the coding sequence ATGGCTGAGGCGGGCGACGCAAGCGCCCAGTTCAATCTTGGCATGCTGTATTACGAAGGCAACGGCGTTGCGCAGGACTTCGGCAAGGCCGCCCAGTGGCTGGGCCGCGCCGCCAATGCGGAGCATCACGAGGCCCTCAACTTCTGCGGCGTCCTGCACGCCACCGGCAAGGGCGTGGCGCAGGATTTCGGCAAGGCGCTGGAACTGTTCCGCAAGGCCGACAAGTGCGGCTACAACTGCGAACCGGTCTACGACGACCTGCCCACGGACTTCCGCGACAAGCAGTTCGGTATGGAACTGGTGTCCGCCAAGCGCGACTTTGTGCGCAAGGCGCGCCTGCTGGCCGCAGAGGCCCGCTGCAACGTGGGGCTTGCCTACCACGGCGAAGCCACCGACGCCACCTCGCGCAAGGTCGCGCGCGAACTGTTCCTCAGCGCGGCCACCCTGGGCAACGGCAAGGCCATGCACCTGCTCGGCACCATGTGTCGTGACGGTGCGGGCGTGCCCGCCAGCGAGGTGCGCGCGTACATGTGGTTCGACCTGGCCGTTACGGCGGGCTTTGCCAAGGCCGGAGAGGCCCGGCGCGATCTGATCGACAGGATGGCGGCCAAGGACGTGGCGCGGGCCGAAAAGCTTGCGGCGCGCTGGCTGCGTTGTTTCCCGTTGCCGGAGGGTGCGGCCCAGTAA
- a CDS encoding response regulator, which translates to MSATNMSAARRRVLVVDNDPAERERLAGLLTAEGHAVRTAASTPEALEAAASFRPDVITLEMDLPSPGGTVFYARLRRSPALRETPVVVVSGVGPRPARLARRVPTHQKPVATATLLDTIRRSVPAQA; encoded by the coding sequence ATGTCCGCGACCAATATGAGTGCCGCCCGCCGCCGCGTGCTCGTCGTCGACAACGACCCGGCCGAGCGCGAACGCCTTGCCGGGCTGCTGACGGCGGAAGGACATGCCGTGCGCACCGCCGCCTCCACGCCCGAGGCGCTTGAGGCCGCCGCCAGCTTCCGCCCCGACGTGATCACCCTTGAAATGGACCTGCCAAGCCCCGGCGGCACGGTGTTCTACGCCCGGCTGCGCCGCAGCCCCGCCCTGCGCGAAACCCCCGTGGTGGTGGTGAGCGGCGTGGGCCCGCGCCCGGCCCGCCTTGCCCGCCGCGTGCCCACCCACCAGAAGCCCGTGGCGACCGCTACCCTGCTGGACACCATCCGCCGGAGCGTTCCGGCGCAAGCGTAG
- a CDS encoding ABC transporter ATP-binding protein yields the protein MSRAQDSAVPPHAAAQGGAPDRDAASGAASGAASSLAPPRTASPPILLEGVSKAYRRGAQVVPVLTNVNMAVAPGEFLALMGPSGSGKSTLLNLIAGIDRVDAGAVFVGDTDITTLDDADLARWRSRSVGFIFQFYNLIPVLNALENVELPLLLTPLSGRERRERARTALAMVGLSDRMDHYPGQLSGGQQQRTAIARALVADPDILVADEPTGDLDRVSAGEILDLMDGLNRTMGKTIIMVTHDPRAAERAGRLLLLEKGELADAHA from the coding sequence ATGAGCCGCGCGCAGGATTCCGCCGTTCCTCCACATGCCGCCGCGCAAGGCGGTGCGCCGGACAGGGATGCCGCGTCCGGCGCGGCTTCTGGCGCCGCGTCCTCCCTTGCGCCCCCGCGTACTGCCAGCCCGCCCATCCTGCTCGAAGGCGTGTCCAAGGCCTACCGGCGCGGCGCGCAGGTGGTGCCGGTGCTGACCAACGTGAACATGGCCGTGGCCCCCGGCGAGTTCCTGGCGCTCATGGGGCCGTCCGGTTCCGGAAAATCCACGCTGCTCAACCTCATCGCGGGCATCGACCGGGTGGACGCGGGGGCCGTCTTCGTGGGCGACACGGACATCACCACCCTGGACGATGCGGACCTGGCGCGCTGGCGCAGCCGTAGCGTAGGGTTCATCTTTCAGTTCTACAACCTCATTCCCGTGCTGAACGCGCTGGAAAACGTGGAACTGCCGCTTCTGTTAACGCCCCTGTCCGGGCGCGAACGCCGGGAGCGGGCACGCACAGCGCTGGCCATGGTGGGCCTGTCCGACCGCATGGATCACTACCCCGGCCAGCTTTCCGGCGGGCAGCAGCAGCGCACCGCCATCGCCCGCGCCCTGGTGGCCGACCCGGACATCCTGGTGGCCGACGAACCCACCGGCGACCTGGATCGCGTGTCCGCCGGAGAAATCCTGGACCTCATGGACGGGCTGAACCGCACCATGGGCAAGACCATCATCATGGTCACCCACGACCCCCGCGCGGCGGAACGGGCGGGCCGCCTGCTGCTGCTGGAAAAGGGCGAACTGGCCGATGCTCACGCTTAG